One genomic segment of Tripterygium wilfordii isolate XIE 37 chromosome 9, ASM1340144v1, whole genome shotgun sequence includes these proteins:
- the LOC120005108 gene encoding activating signal cointegrator 1: protein MMRGGRSTGNYTNPCLTMHQPWASLLIYGIKRIEGRSWPAPIRGRLWIHAASKIPEEATIKAMEDFYREIYSVNGITDLKFPEHYPVSRLLGCVEVVGCVRCEELANWELVPEGVRLEGQTDFCWLCEQPQKLLVPFEMRGYQGVYNLERKIFEAAVRGLVPVEAPAPVKFPIPDPRDPFSLKPGSLAMQFSETKASSVEKSSNLSAAIAGARAAATQFNRNNQNISTSNLQRSTPNPVDKEQITHDHE from the exons ATGATGAGAGGGGGTAGAAGTACTGGTAACTACACAAATCCGTGCTTGACGATGCATCAGCCGTGGGCTTCATTGCTGATTTATGGGATTAAGCGCATCGAAGGCCGATCGTGGCCTGCTCCCATTCGAG GTCGCCTTTGGATACATGCCGCTAGTAAGATTCCAGAGGAAGCAACAATCAAAGCAATGGAAGACTTTTATAGAGAAATTTATTCAGTAAATGGAATTACTGATCTGAAGTTTCCTGAACATTATCCTGTTTCAAGACTTCTAG GATGTGTTGAAGTGGTTGGCTGTGTTAGATGTGAAGAGCTGGCAAACTGGGAGCTTGTACCTGAAGGG GTGAGGCTTGAAGGACAAACAGATTTTTGCTGGCTCTGTGAACAGCCACAG AAATTGTTGGTTCCTTTTGAAATGCGAGGCTATCAAGGTGTTTATAATTTGGAAAGGAAG ATTTTTGAGGCTGCTGTTCGAGGTCTTGTCCCAGTTGAAGCACCAGCACCTGTAAAATTTCCAATCCCTGATCCTCGAGATCCTTTTTCCTTGAAGCCAGGATCTCTTGCAATGCAATTTTCTGAAACTAAAGCATCTTCAGTTGAAAAATCATCAAATCTCAGTGCAGCCATCGCCGGTGCACGAGCTGCAGCTACTCAGTTTAACAGAAACAATCAAAACATCTCAACAAGTAATTTGCAGAGGAGCACACCCAATCCTGTAGATAAAGAGCAAATAACACATGACCACGAGTAA
- the LOC120006121 gene encoding ribosomal RNA processing protein 1 homolog, whose protein sequence is MDGAQFGPLLIKKLASCEKTIRDRSLRLLITKWLPSQHEIPDADMKKLWKGLFYCVWHADKAPVQADLIERLSSLLPELHLSLSLHYFSVFLLTMRREWPGIDHLRLDKFYLLIRRFLYHFFALLRKNSWDLELCRRCMGVLEEQGFLEDDKLQGNGVKYHIASVFLEEMRTFLPVKKEVIELVLGPFLSCMEKSPDKLLLVKIKGNVFDVMLKMGKRLLEVKKSDGDMESGDSDDMVVLGTIALTIGFSSKFYALGSSTECIQGNRKVLFGLHEEFLKLEKDMISSNIQISFPVVDDADEEEVPKLVPFVNDLVMDDSNVVAADSGEKVANGSIMKGLKKCKKSKKAKNKKNSPSTDGVAMDKENESMGVVEMDDSNVVAVDSGENVANGSIRKSLKKCKKSKKAKNKKNNPSTDGVAMDKVHKEDERMGVVEGENWSDGNLIQLNDTLMSNLQMQFEKVATEEGLGNDGVASACDLQKLSVNGTVPKKRKRTKSMDGKKNPASSSQVNAESGATANTVESRAKKVRFSMKNNLVWKPNSPLPPQSMRIPPTLTPRGSALKQGVPPGPIREMPPAAKRRVKSLKRGRKAMKNIISPALKRRMKLKSQSA, encoded by the coding sequence ATGGACGGAGCCCAATTCGGTCCGTTACTGATCAAGAAACTCGCTTCCTGCGAAAAAACCATCCGTGACCGCTCCCTACGCCTCCTTATCACTAAATGGCTTCCTTCGCAGCACGAGATCCCCGACGCCGACATGAAGAAGCTGTGGAAGGGACTCTTCTACTGCGTCTGGCACGCCGACAAGGCTCCCGTCCAGGCTGACCTCATCGAACGTCTCTCTTCTCTCCTGCCTGagctccatctctctctctctcttcactactTCTCTGTCTTCTTGCTCACCATGCGCAGGGAGTGGCCAGGTATTGATCATCTTAGGCTGGACAAGTTTTATCTCCTGATTCGGAGGTTCTTGTACCATTTCTTCGCTCTTTTGAGGAAGAATTCGTGGGATTTGGAGCTTTGCCGTCGCTGTATGGGTGTGCTGGAAGAGCAGGGTTTCTTGGAAGATGATAAGTTGCAAGGGAACGGTGTGAAGTATCATATTGCATCAGTTTTTCTGGAGGAAATGAGGACGTTTTTGCCGGTGAAGAAGGAGGTGATTGAGTTGGTGTTGGGTCCATTCCTTTCGTGTATGGAGAAGTCGCCTGATAAGTTGTTGCTGGTCAAAATTAAGGGCAATGTGTTTGATGTTATGCTGAAAATGGGGAAGAGACTGTTGGAGGTCAAGAAATCAGATGGTGATATGGAATCCGGTGATAGCGATGACATGGTTGTCTTAGGAACAATCGCCTTGACCATTGGATTTTCCTCCAAGTTTTATGCATTGGGTTCCTCAACTGAATGTATTCAGGGGAATAGGAAAGTTCTGTTTGGTTTGCATGAGGAGTTTTTGAAGTTAGAGAAGGATATGATTTCTTCAAACATTCAAATATCATTTCCTGTGGTTGATGATGCTGACGAAGAAGAGGTGCCAAAATTGGTACCTTTTGTGAATGATTTGGTGATGGATGACTCTAATGTTGTTGCAGCAGACTCTGGAGAGAAAGTTGCCAATGGGTCCATTATGAAGGGTTTGAAGAAGTGTAAGAAATCCAAGAAggctaaaaataagaaaaacagtCCAAGTACTGATGGTGTTGCAATGGATAAGGAGAATGAGAGTATGGGAGTTGTGGAGATGGATGACTCTAATGTTGTTGCAGTAGACTCTGGAGAGAACGTTGCCAATGGGTCCATTAGGAAGAGTTTGAAGAAGTGTAAGAAATCCAAGAAggctaaaaataagaaaaacaatCCAAGTACTGATGGTGTTGCAATGGATAAGGTCCATAAGGAGGATGAGAGGATGGGAGTTGTGGAGGGTGAGAACTGGAGTGATGGAAATTTGATACAGTTGAATGACACTTTGATGTCAAATCTACAGATGCAGTTTGAGAAGGTAGCCACAGAAGAGGGACTGGGTAATGATGGTGTTGCGAGTGCTTGTGATTTACAGAAGCTTTCGGTGAACGGTACTGTCCctaagaagaggaagagaacaAAGAGCATGGATGGGAAGAAAAATCCAGCCTCGAGTAGCCAGGTGAACGCTGAAAGTGGTGCAACTGCAAACACTGTGGAGAGTAGGGCGAAGAAGGTAAGGTTCTCAATGAAAAACAATTTGGTATGGAAGCCCAATAGTCCTTTGCCCCCGCAAAGTATGAGAATACCACCCACACTTACCCCTAGAGGAAGTGCTCTTAAGCAAGGTGTACCTCCAGGTCCCATCAGGGAGATGCCTCCTGCAGCCAAAAGGAGGGTGAAATCACTGAAGAGAGGCCGGAAGGCAATGAAAAATATCATCTCCCCTGCCCTCAAACGCCGGATGAAATTAAAATCTCAATCCGCCTAG
- the LOC120006506 gene encoding cold-responsive protein kinase 1-like isoform X1, which translates to MNYLSPSMNPYVVFSDIPFQRVQLCVYSSHLSFLLSQHIHTQTILCSPLSRETQKLVLLEMARLLLQVTSPAPTNLQMRSSPSPYSSGLYFFLGGLVILVILLVLIIVFLKFVKPADVMKLLSRSKKEKGKESTDVFSGSLRSVTVLDFRKLKKATKNFHPSNLLGSGGFGPVYRGKLEDGTLIAVKKLSVDKSQQGDLEFLSEVRMITSIQHRNLVRLIGCCSHGSQRLIVYEYMKNRSLDLIVYGKIDQFLDWTTRFQIILGIARGLQYLHEESHLRIIHRDIKASNILLDDKFQPRISDFGLARFFPEDQAYLSTNLAGTLGYTAPEYALRGELSEKADIYSFGVLVLEIIGCRRNTDLSLPSEMQYLPEYAWKLYESSKVLDLLDPKLKENGYSEKHVLRAIHIAFLCLQPHPNLRPPMSEVVSLLTCKGEMVGTPMRPVFIDRRRKKDEVSWETITEVFPSLHSESPALPRGPT; encoded by the exons ATGAACTATTTGTCTCCATCGATGAACCCATATGTTGTATTCTCCGACATTCCATTCCAGCGGGTTCAACTATGTGTTTACAGTTCACATCTTTCATTCCTTCTCTCtcaacacatacacacacaaacaatccTATGTTCGCCATTATCAAGAGAGACCCAGAAGCTTGTGCTGCTAGAAATGGCTCGGTTGCTACTACAAG TTACTTCTCCAGCACCCACTAATTTACAGATGCGAAGCTCACCTTCACCATATTCTTCTGGTCTATATTTCTTCCTTGGAGGGCTGGTTATTCTCGTGATATTATTGGTTCTTAttatagtgttcttgaagtttgTCAAACCAGCAGACGTGATGAAATTGTTATCACGATCTAAAAAAGAGAAAGGGAAAG AATCCACTGATGTTTTTAGTGGGAGCCTCCGGTCTGTAACTGTTTTAGACTTTCGGAAACTGAAAAAGGCAACTAAGAATTTTCATCCCAGTAACCTTCTTGGAAGTGGAGGATTCGGGCCGGTCTATCGG GGAAAATTAGAAGATGGAACACTGATTGCTGTCAAGAAATTGTCTGTTGATAAATCTCAACAAGGAGATTTAGAATTTCTTTCAGAGGTGAGGATGATTACGAGCATACAGCACAGAAACCTGGTTCGCCTTATTGGTTGTTGCTCGCATGGTTCTCAACGACTAATTGTGTACGAGTACATGAAAAATAGGAGCTTGGACCTCATAGTATACG GAAAAATTGATCAATTCTTGGATTGGACAACACGTTTCCAAATAATCTTAGGTATTGCTCGAGGTCTTCAGTATCTACATGAGGAATCACACCTGAGAATAATTCACAGAGATATAAAAGCGAGCAACATTCTTCTTGATGACAAATTTCAACCAAGAATCTCAGATTTTGGGTTGGCTAGATTCTTCCCTGAAGACCAAGCTTATCTCAGCACTAATTTAGCTGGAACACT AGGTTATACAGCCCCTGAATATGCTCTACGAGGAGAACTATCTGAAAAGGCTGATATTTATAGCTTCGGAGTGCTTGTGCTTGAAATCATTGGCTGCAGGAGAAACACCGATCTTTCTTTGCCATCAGAAATGCAATATCTACCAGAATAT GCATGgaagttgtatgaaagctcaAAGGTTCTTGATCTGCTAGACCCCAAACTGAAAGAAAATGGGTATTCGGAGAAACACGTCCTGCGAGCAATTCACATAGCTTTCTTATGCCTCCAGCCTCACCCAAACTTGAGGCCGCCGATGTCAGAGGTCGTTAGCTTGTTGACATGTAAAGGTGAAATGGTTGGAACACCAATGAGACCGGTCTTCATAGACCGAAGGCGCAAGAAGGATGAGGTCTCCTGGGAGACTATAACTGAGGTTTTCCCGTCTTTGCATAGTGAGTCCCCCGCTTTACCTCGAGGACCGACTTGA
- the LOC120006506 gene encoding cold-responsive protein kinase 1-like isoform X2 → MLAVTSPAPTNLQMRSSPSPYSSGLYFFLGGLVILVILLVLIIVFLKFVKPADVMKLLSRSKKEKGKESTDVFSGSLRSVTVLDFRKLKKATKNFHPSNLLGSGGFGPVYRGKLEDGTLIAVKKLSVDKSQQGDLEFLSEVRMITSIQHRNLVRLIGCCSHGSQRLIVYEYMKNRSLDLIVYGKIDQFLDWTTRFQIILGIARGLQYLHEESHLRIIHRDIKASNILLDDKFQPRISDFGLARFFPEDQAYLSTNLAGTLGYTAPEYALRGELSEKADIYSFGVLVLEIIGCRRNTDLSLPSEMQYLPEYAWKLYESSKVLDLLDPKLKENGYSEKHVLRAIHIAFLCLQPHPNLRPPMSEVVSLLTCKGEMVGTPMRPVFIDRRRKKDEVSWETITEVFPSLHSESPALPRGPT, encoded by the exons ATGCTTGCAGTTACTTCTCCAGCACCCACTAATTTACAGATGCGAAGCTCACCTTCACCATATTCTTCTGGTCTATATTTCTTCCTTGGAGGGCTGGTTATTCTCGTGATATTATTGGTTCTTAttatagtgttcttgaagtttgTCAAACCAGCAGACGTGATGAAATTGTTATCACGATCTAAAAAAGAGAAAGGGAAAG AATCCACTGATGTTTTTAGTGGGAGCCTCCGGTCTGTAACTGTTTTAGACTTTCGGAAACTGAAAAAGGCAACTAAGAATTTTCATCCCAGTAACCTTCTTGGAAGTGGAGGATTCGGGCCGGTCTATCGG GGAAAATTAGAAGATGGAACACTGATTGCTGTCAAGAAATTGTCTGTTGATAAATCTCAACAAGGAGATTTAGAATTTCTTTCAGAGGTGAGGATGATTACGAGCATACAGCACAGAAACCTGGTTCGCCTTATTGGTTGTTGCTCGCATGGTTCTCAACGACTAATTGTGTACGAGTACATGAAAAATAGGAGCTTGGACCTCATAGTATACG GAAAAATTGATCAATTCTTGGATTGGACAACACGTTTCCAAATAATCTTAGGTATTGCTCGAGGTCTTCAGTATCTACATGAGGAATCACACCTGAGAATAATTCACAGAGATATAAAAGCGAGCAACATTCTTCTTGATGACAAATTTCAACCAAGAATCTCAGATTTTGGGTTGGCTAGATTCTTCCCTGAAGACCAAGCTTATCTCAGCACTAATTTAGCTGGAACACT AGGTTATACAGCCCCTGAATATGCTCTACGAGGAGAACTATCTGAAAAGGCTGATATTTATAGCTTCGGAGTGCTTGTGCTTGAAATCATTGGCTGCAGGAGAAACACCGATCTTTCTTTGCCATCAGAAATGCAATATCTACCAGAATAT GCATGgaagttgtatgaaagctcaAAGGTTCTTGATCTGCTAGACCCCAAACTGAAAGAAAATGGGTATTCGGAGAAACACGTCCTGCGAGCAATTCACATAGCTTTCTTATGCCTCCAGCCTCACCCAAACTTGAGGCCGCCGATGTCAGAGGTCGTTAGCTTGTTGACATGTAAAGGTGAAATGGTTGGAACACCAATGAGACCGGTCTTCATAGACCGAAGGCGCAAGAAGGATGAGGTCTCCTGGGAGACTATAACTGAGGTTTTCCCGTCTTTGCATAGTGAGTCCCCCGCTTTACCTCGAGGACCGACTTGA